The Vicia villosa cultivar HV-30 ecotype Madison, WI linkage group LG1, Vvil1.0, whole genome shotgun sequence genome includes a region encoding these proteins:
- the LOC131662123 gene encoding uncharacterized protein LOC131662123 has protein sequence MDRQTKSHVKKVIGSPRKTVGKDNKSPRKTAVPRQAATAIPDNSVGLSRYIIPEKPRDQSKTIVVELNATIKSVNNLLGENMEQNPRNEGEKNENNKTEAIKTGNRVMEKDDMSWPELFAWELKNANGGELMKEEDVAMISTNKDLLKECIDFKK, from the exons ATGGATCGTCAAACTAAATCCCACGTGAAGAAAGTCATTGGCTCTCCAAGAAAAACTGTTGGAAAAGATAACAAATCACCAAGAAAGACTGCTGTTCCTCGACAAGCAGCAACTGCCATACCT GATAATAGTGTTGGGTTGAGCAGATATATTATTCCTGAAAAACCAAGAGACCAATCAAAGACCATTGTTGTTGAACTCAATGCAACAATAAAATCA GTGAATAATCTGTTGGGAGAAAATATGGAACAAAATCCAAGAAATGAAGGTGAGAAGAATGAAAATAACAAGACTGAGGCGATTAAAACTGGCAATCGCGTTATGGAGAAAGATGATATGTCTTGGCCTGAGTTATTTGCATGGGAGTTGAAAAATGCAAATGGAGGAGAGTTGATGAAAGAGGAAGATGTTGCAATGATTTCCACCAATAAGGATTTGTTGAAAGAATGTATTGATTTTAAGAAGTAA